From a single Methylosinus sp. H3A genomic region:
- the fliF gene encoding flagellar basal-body MS-ring/collar protein FliF: MDRLNQLRDNLLGLGPRKLAALAMIFVLVLAVTGVGAYYLSRPNFEVLYAGLDREDVSRIGAALKSSGTPFDINPEGNAVSVHYGQTAQARMMLAERGLPQSSNAGYELFDKVGSLGLTSFMQEVTRIRALEGELARTIQLIRGVKAARVHIVLADEGSFRRAKQPPSASVVIRTESPDDSKAAHAIRHLVAASIPGMNVDQVTVLNTDGMLLTTSEGDENDAVPGKTLTLERTVAKDIQDNIRRTLTPYLRLSNFQVSVRTRINTDRKQTNETIFDPESRVERSVRVVKENSTSQNNSTTGAAGADRNIPQDNKPAASEGKQSNDENKKNEELTNFELSSKTITTVSGGYTVENISIAVLVNRASLGGVGKDAPKSEAVERQIKEIEQLVSTAAGLHKERGDTVKVSAVEFMPNENDMGPVEAPGWADALTHQLGSVINALALIAVTVMLVIFGLRPATRALLAEAPTAIADDTASMLDIDNAVELPFTPLEAPEFTMAAAVDTGLIEDIANQEKFTQQKRLEQLIEADEMQAVAILKQWMYAEGRV; encoded by the coding sequence ATGGACCGCCTGAATCAGCTGCGAGACAATCTGCTCGGACTTGGTCCCCGCAAGCTCGCCGCCCTCGCTATGATCTTTGTCCTCGTCCTGGCGGTAACCGGGGTCGGGGCCTATTATCTTTCGCGGCCGAATTTCGAAGTGCTCTACGCGGGCCTCGATCGCGAAGATGTGAGTCGCATCGGCGCCGCATTGAAATCGAGCGGCACTCCCTTCGATATCAATCCAGAGGGCAACGCCGTCTCGGTACATTATGGCCAGACGGCGCAAGCCCGCATGATGCTCGCCGAACGAGGGCTGCCGCAGAGCTCCAACGCCGGCTACGAGCTCTTCGACAAGGTCGGATCGCTGGGCCTCACGTCGTTCATGCAGGAGGTGACGCGCATACGCGCGCTCGAAGGCGAACTCGCCCGCACCATCCAGCTGATTCGCGGCGTGAAGGCGGCGCGAGTCCATATCGTGCTCGCCGACGAGGGTTCGTTTCGTCGCGCCAAGCAGCCGCCGTCCGCCTCGGTCGTCATTCGCACCGAGAGCCCGGATGATTCGAAAGCGGCTCACGCCATTCGGCATCTCGTCGCCGCCTCTATTCCCGGAATGAATGTCGATCAGGTGACCGTACTCAACACCGACGGCATGCTGCTGACCACGTCCGAAGGAGACGAGAACGACGCCGTTCCCGGCAAGACGCTGACGCTCGAGCGCACAGTCGCCAAGGACATACAGGACAATATACGCCGGACGCTCACGCCTTATCTTCGCTTGTCGAATTTCCAGGTCAGCGTGCGAACGCGCATCAACACCGATCGCAAGCAGACCAATGAGACGATTTTCGATCCGGAATCGCGGGTCGAACGATCGGTGCGCGTCGTCAAAGAGAACTCCACCTCGCAGAACAACAGCACGACCGGCGCCGCTGGCGCGGACCGCAACATCCCGCAGGACAATAAGCCGGCCGCCTCCGAGGGCAAGCAGTCCAACGACGAGAACAAGAAGAACGAAGAGCTCACCAACTTCGAGTTGTCGTCCAAGACCATCACCACGGTCAGCGGCGGCTATACGGTCGAGAATATTTCGATCGCCGTGCTGGTCAATCGCGCGAGCCTCGGCGGCGTCGGCAAGGATGCGCCGAAGTCCGAAGCCGTCGAGCGCCAGATCAAGGAGATCGAGCAATTGGTCTCCACGGCCGCGGGGCTGCACAAGGAGCGCGGCGATACAGTCAAGGTCTCCGCCGTCGAATTCATGCCGAACGAGAACGACATGGGCCCGGTCGAGGCGCCGGGCTGGGCCGACGCGCTCACCCATCAGCTCGGCTCCGTTATCAACGCCCTCGCGCTGATCGCCGTCACCGTGATGCTCGTCATTTTCGGCCTGCGTCCGGCGACGCGCGCCTTGCTCGCCGAGGCGCCGACCGCCATTGCCGATGACACCGCATCGATGCTCGACATCGACAACGCCGTCGAATTGCCCTTCACGCCGCTCGAAGCGCCGGAGTTCACCATGGCGGCGGCCGTCGACACTGGGCTCATCGAAGATATCGCAAATCAAGAGAAGTTCACCCAGCAGAAGCGGCTAGAGCAATTGATCGAAGCCGATGAGATGCAGGCCGTGGCCATACTGAAGCAGTGGATGTATGCGGAGGGACGCGTCTGA
- a CDS encoding flagellin: protein MSSILTNPSAITALQSLRSTQHALATTQKEVSTGLKISSATDNASTWSIAETMKSDQGVLSTIGDSMAVSSSLLNIAQTAVTNAISVLNNIKSAVAQAAQPGADTAKIGTSLTGLSNQLKSIVASASFNGLNILDGSQASFAFIASYTDGGGSTASALNTINLTATALIGGGGASPAVAAGAGILEVAQGTGATAATDLTNLSATDVASTAVITDSLTNADKAISDLTKYAAQIGATQTTLTGQAAFVKTLNEALTNGVSSLVDADMNEASTRLQALQTQQQLGVQSLSIANQNSQIILKLFQ, encoded by the coding sequence ATGTCCAGCATTCTCACTAACCCCTCGGCTATCACGGCCCTTCAATCGCTTCGGTCGACGCAGCATGCGCTTGCGACCACGCAGAAGGAAGTCTCGACGGGTCTCAAGATTTCGAGCGCCACCGACAACGCTTCCACTTGGTCGATCGCCGAGACGATGAAGTCCGATCAGGGCGTGCTGTCGACGATCGGCGATTCGATGGCGGTGAGCTCGTCCCTTCTCAACATCGCCCAGACCGCAGTCACCAATGCGATCTCGGTGCTCAACAACATCAAATCGGCCGTCGCGCAAGCGGCGCAGCCCGGCGCCGACACCGCCAAGATCGGCACGAGTCTCACCGGATTGAGCAATCAGCTCAAGAGCATCGTCGCCTCCGCGAGTTTCAACGGCCTCAATATTCTGGATGGTTCGCAGGCGTCCTTCGCTTTTATCGCCTCCTACACCGACGGAGGCGGCTCCACGGCGTCCGCTCTGAACACGATCAATCTCACCGCGACCGCATTGATCGGCGGTGGCGGCGCGTCGCCGGCCGTCGCCGCCGGAGCCGGCATTCTCGAAGTCGCTCAGGGCACGGGCGCAACGGCCGCGACCGATTTGACCAATTTGTCGGCTACCGATGTCGCCTCGACTGCGGTCATCACAGACTCGCTGACCAACGCAGACAAGGCGATCTCCGACCTCACCAAATACGCCGCGCAGATCGGAGCGACGCAGACGACGCTCACGGGTCAGGCCGCTTTTGTGAAGACGTTGAACGAAGCGCTCACCAATGGCGTGAGCTCGCTGGTCGACGCAGATATGAACGAGGCCTCGACGCGGTTGCAGGCGCTGCAGACGCAGCAGCAGCTCGGCGTCCAGTCCCTGTCGATCGCCAATCAGAACAGCCAGATCATCCTCAAGCTCTTCCAGTGA
- a CDS encoding flagellin, which yields MSSILTNASAITALQSLRSVQSSLASTQKEISTGLKISSATDNASTWSIAQTMKSDQGVLSTISDSLSVSSSVLNVATAAVTNAISVINNIKSAVAQAAQPGADTAKIGTSLTGLSDQLKSIVSSANFNGLNLLDGSRSTFNSIASYSDGGGTAASALNTINLNATALIGGGGASPAVAAGAGILEVAQGTGATAATNFTSLSSADVASSATITDTLSNADKVIADLTQYASKIGATQTSVNGQAAFVKTLNESLTAGVSSLVDADMNEASTRLQALQTQQQLGVQSLSIANQNSQIILRLFQ from the coding sequence ATGTCCAGCATCTTGACCAACGCCTCCGCCATCACCGCTCTGCAGTCGCTGCGCTCGGTCCAGTCGTCTCTCGCTTCCACCCAGAAGGAGATTTCGACGGGCCTGAAGATTTCATCGGCCACCGACAATGCCTCCACCTGGTCGATCGCTCAGACGATGAAATCCGACCAGGGAGTTCTCTCGACGATCAGCGACTCTCTGTCGGTCAGCTCCTCGGTGCTCAACGTCGCCACGGCGGCGGTGACCAACGCCATTTCGGTCATCAACAACATCAAGTCCGCCGTCGCGCAGGCCGCTCAGCCCGGCGCGGACACGGCGAAGATCGGCACCAGCCTCACGGGCCTCAGCGATCAGCTCAAGAGCATCGTCAGCTCGGCGAATTTCAATGGGTTGAATCTGCTCGACGGTTCTCGCAGCACCTTCAACTCCATCGCGTCCTATAGCGACGGAGGCGGCACCGCGGCCTCGGCGCTCAACACAATCAATCTCAACGCGACCGCGCTGATCGGCGGCGGCGGCGCCTCTCCGGCGGTTGCTGCCGGCGCCGGCATATTGGAGGTGGCTCAGGGCACCGGCGCCACTGCGGCGACGAACTTCACCAGCCTCTCCTCCGCCGATGTCGCCTCGAGCGCGACGATCACCGACACACTGTCGAACGCCGATAAGGTGATCGCGGATCTGACGCAATATGCGTCGAAGATCGGCGCGACGCAAACCAGCGTCAATGGACAGGCCGCCTTCGTCAAGACACTGAATGAAAGTCTGACGGCCGGCGTCAGCTCGCTCGTCGACGCCGACATGAACGAAGCTTCGACGCGCCTGCAGGCGTTGCAGACGCAACAGCAGCTCGGCGTCCAGTCGCTGTCGATCGCCAATCAGAACAGCCAGATCATCCTGCGCCTGTTCCAGTAA
- the fliP gene encoding flagellar type III secretion system pore protein FliP (The bacterial flagellar biogenesis protein FliP forms a type III secretion system (T3SS)-type pore required for flagellar assembly.), with protein MKRWAAIVLLLLLPTAAVAQGFDLNALLPSGGGAASGRIVQLVVILTVLSIAPGLLIMVTSFTRFAIALSFLRSGLGLQSTPANLVLISLALFMTFYVMAPTFDAAWKDGLRPLMDNKITEVEAFEKISQPFRRFMIANVRDKDIKLFENLVKDKATTGDYDKLGLQVLAPAFMISELRRGFEIGFLIVLPFLVIDMIVAVITMSMGMMMLPPTAISLPIKVLFFILIDGWNLLVGSLIRSYS; from the coding sequence ATGAAGCGCTGGGCCGCAATCGTCCTTCTCTTGCTGCTGCCGACCGCCGCGGTCGCGCAGGGGTTCGACCTGAATGCTCTGCTGCCCTCCGGAGGGGGGGCGGCGAGCGGGAGGATCGTTCAGCTTGTCGTCATATTGACGGTCCTCTCCATCGCGCCGGGGCTGCTCATCATGGTGACGAGCTTCACTCGTTTCGCCATCGCGCTATCGTTCCTGCGCAGCGGATTGGGGTTGCAGAGCACGCCGGCCAATCTCGTTTTGATCAGCCTCGCCTTGTTCATGACCTTCTATGTCATGGCGCCGACCTTCGACGCGGCCTGGAAGGACGGGCTGAGGCCATTGATGGACAATAAAATCACCGAGGTCGAGGCGTTCGAGAAGATTTCGCAGCCGTTTCGGCGCTTCATGATCGCCAATGTGCGCGACAAGGACATCAAGCTGTTCGAGAACCTCGTGAAGGACAAAGCGACGACCGGAGACTATGACAAGCTCGGTCTTCAGGTGCTCGCCCCGGCCTTCATGATCTCCGAGCTGCGCCGCGGATTCGAGATAGGATTTCTCATTGTCCTGCCGTTCCTCGTCATCGACATGATCGTCGCCGTGATCACCATGTCGATGGGCATGATGATGCTGCCGCCCACGGCCATTTCGCTGCCCATAAAAGTATTGTTCTTCATTCTCATCGACGGCTGGAATCTGCTCGTCGGCAGTCTCATTCGATCCTACTCCTGA
- a CDS encoding flagellar basal body-associated FliL family protein, with the protein MAAPPGSTAAEPQASSSGQLALALIVATAMGAGGGGFLGFTLTGDPAAAGKPPAVEPLQHESMAPKKGAEQADKGHGGHGAAAPGEGAAKEGPQAKMKLKELAPIVTNLATPETGWVRLQASIVYDSQAVPQPDILISQVTADIVAFLRTMTLASLEGSDGLRRLHEDLTDRASIRSEGHIQEVIIQALVVQ; encoded by the coding sequence GTGGCCGCGCCGCCTGGCTCCACCGCCGCCGAACCGCAAGCTTCGTCCTCTGGGCAGCTGGCGCTCGCGCTCATCGTCGCGACGGCGATGGGCGCCGGCGGCGGCGGCTTCCTGGGCTTCACATTGACGGGCGACCCGGCCGCCGCCGGCAAGCCGCCGGCCGTCGAGCCGCTGCAGCATGAGAGCATGGCGCCGAAAAAGGGCGCGGAGCAGGCCGACAAAGGACATGGCGGACATGGTGCCGCGGCGCCCGGCGAGGGCGCTGCGAAGGAGGGCCCCCAGGCGAAGATGAAGCTCAAGGAGCTCGCGCCGATCGTCACTAATCTCGCCACCCCGGAGACCGGATGGGTGCGACTTCAGGCCTCGATCGTTTACGATTCTCAGGCGGTGCCGCAACCAGACATATTGATCTCGCAGGTGACCGCCGACATCGTCGCTTTCCTGCGGACGATGACGCTCGCGTCTCTCGAGGGTTCCGACGGTCTGCGGCGTCTGCACGAAGATCTGACCGATCGGGCGTCGATCCGTTCCGAGGGGCATATTCAGGAGGTCATCATTCAAGCGCTGGTCGTTCAATGA
- a CDS encoding flagellar basal body L-ring protein FlgH yields the protein MKKIGIAVGSILALSGCAADPRDIGREPHMSPVGSGLSTYDDQLPTGSTRPPALGPQMRLDENRVNLYRDVRAMTVGDVVTVNISMDDKAVLGNSTDRSRDSKIKTTWSFLFDFLAGASSAPPERKWTGSVNNDLQSSSSTQGQGSINRSEQIRLSVAAVVTAVLPNGNLMLRGSQEIRVNYELRVLTIAGIARPRDIGKDNMISYDKIAEARVSYGGRGRLSEVQQPAWGQQAYDIFAPF from the coding sequence ATGAAGAAAATCGGCATTGCGGTCGGTTCTATCTTGGCGCTGTCCGGATGCGCGGCGGACCCGCGCGACATCGGGCGAGAGCCGCACATGAGTCCTGTGGGTAGTGGCTTGTCGACTTATGACGACCAACTGCCGACCGGGTCGACGCGGCCTCCTGCGCTCGGGCCGCAGATGCGGCTCGACGAGAACCGAGTGAATCTCTACCGCGACGTGCGGGCGATGACGGTGGGCGATGTCGTCACGGTCAATATATCTATGGACGACAAGGCCGTTCTGGGCAATTCGACGGATCGCTCGCGCGATTCCAAGATCAAGACCACATGGTCGTTCCTTTTCGATTTTCTCGCCGGGGCCTCCTCCGCTCCGCCCGAGCGGAAGTGGACGGGCTCCGTCAACAATGATCTGCAGTCCAGCAGCTCGACGCAGGGGCAGGGGTCGATCAATCGATCCGAGCAGATTCGCTTGTCTGTCGCGGCGGTCGTCACCGCGGTTCTGCCCAACGGCAATCTGATGTTGCGCGGATCGCAGGAGATCCGCGTCAATTACGAGCTGCGCGTGCTGACGATCGCTGGCATCGCGCGGCCACGGGACATCGGCAAGGACAATATGATCTCCTACGACAAGATCGCCGAGGCGCGCGTCTCCTATGGGGGACGCGGGAGATTGTCGGAGGTGCAGCAGCCGGCGTGGGGCCAGCAGGCCTACGACATATTCGCGCCGTTCTGA
- a CDS encoding MotE family protein — MSNLRKAFPLVAAAAFVSCAFAVGAEQKKAEPISREEAPRLREARAAPPPDARQYCADVAAAAGAARNARQEKELLDIEQRIAKRTVELEAKRAELQDVLDRYDTLLKQTDERLVSIYGRMRPEAAAAQFASMEEDMAAAMLMRLQPKQSSAILNEMEASRAVVLTKKVAALSSLVGGGKKQ; from the coding sequence ATGTCAAATTTGCGAAAGGCGTTCCCGCTCGTCGCCGCGGCGGCGTTCGTTTCCTGCGCCTTCGCCGTCGGCGCGGAGCAGAAGAAGGCGGAGCCGATCTCCCGGGAGGAGGCGCCGCGCCTGCGCGAAGCGCGCGCTGCGCCGCCGCCCGATGCGCGCCAATATTGCGCCGATGTCGCGGCCGCCGCGGGCGCGGCCCGTAACGCGCGTCAGGAGAAGGAGCTGCTCGATATAGAGCAGAGAATCGCCAAACGCACCGTCGAACTCGAAGCGAAGCGAGCGGAGCTGCAGGATGTGCTCGATCGCTACGACACCCTTCTGAAGCAGACGGACGAAAGGCTCGTTTCCATCTATGGACGCATGCGGCCCGAGGCGGCGGCCGCGCAATTCGCGAGTATGGAGGAGGACATGGCCGCGGCCATGTTGATGCGGCTCCAGCCTAAGCAGTCCAGCGCGATCCTCAATGAGATGGAGGCCTCCCGCGCCGTCGTGTTGACGAAGAAGGTGGCCGCATTGTCGAGTCTCGTCGGCGGCGGAAAGAAGCAATGA
- a CDS encoding response regulator transcription factor → MFIIVDERELVTSGYARHFGQEGISSAGFCSGQFIDWVDSAVETDMLAVEAFLIGECPEREELPKLIRKRSQAPVIAMNEAPSLEQTLGLFTAGVDDVVRKPIHVKEILARVYAIRRRAETRRDHAVVGPMQVFFDGRDPLVRGEAFNLPRRERRILEYFVMNRGRRLTKSQIFNAVYGLFDDVVEENVVESHVSKLRKKLRARLGYDPIDSQRFLGYMLIG, encoded by the coding sequence ATGTTCATAATCGTCGACGAGCGTGAACTGGTGACGAGTGGGTATGCGCGCCACTTCGGCCAGGAGGGAATCTCCTCGGCGGGATTCTGTTCCGGGCAGTTCATCGATTGGGTCGACTCCGCCGTCGAGACGGATATGCTCGCTGTGGAGGCCTTTTTGATCGGCGAATGCCCGGAGCGCGAAGAGCTGCCGAAGCTCATTCGCAAACGTTCGCAGGCGCCGGTCATCGCGATGAACGAGGCGCCATCGCTCGAGCAGACGCTGGGGCTGTTCACCGCGGGCGTCGACGATGTGGTCCGCAAGCCGATTCATGTGAAGGAAATACTCGCGCGCGTCTACGCCATTCGGCGCCGCGCGGAGACCCGCCGAGATCATGCCGTCGTCGGGCCGATGCAGGTGTTCTTCGACGGCCGCGATCCGCTGGTGCGCGGAGAAGCGTTCAACCTGCCGCGCCGCGAGCGCAGAATTCTCGAATATTTCGTGATGAACCGCGGCCGCCGTCTGACCAAGTCGCAAATATTCAACGCGGTCTACGGCCTGTTCGACGACGTCGTCGAAGAGAATGTCGTCGAGAGCCATGTGAGCAAGCTGCGTAAGAAGCTGCGCGCCCGCCTCGGCTATGATCCAATCGATTCCCAGCGTTTCCTCGGCTATATGCTGATCGGCTGA
- a CDS encoding flagellar basal body-associated protein FliL, whose translation MVLIGIWACVVTLASTFGASYWKSHRSTPSEAAPHVEKLEVKKVKPITVPIISEGTLKGYISAEFAYVVEASNKSHGGGGAAVDTDSYVMDEAFRRLYADNSLDFRRIEKYDLNSLTKELTKSINQRLGAELVRETLVKSFTFVPKDDIPH comes from the coding sequence ATGGTTTTGATCGGTATCTGGGCTTGCGTGGTGACGCTGGCCTCGACCTTCGGCGCGTCCTATTGGAAATCACATCGGAGCACGCCGTCGGAGGCGGCTCCGCATGTTGAAAAGCTCGAAGTCAAGAAGGTGAAGCCGATCACCGTCCCGATCATCTCCGAAGGAACGCTGAAAGGCTATATTTCGGCGGAGTTCGCCTATGTCGTCGAAGCGTCGAACAAATCACATGGCGGCGGAGGCGCCGCTGTCGACACGGACAGCTATGTGATGGACGAGGCGTTTCGGCGTCTCTATGCGGACAATAGTCTCGATTTCCGCCGGATCGAGAAATATGACCTCAATTCGCTTACGAAGGAACTCACGAAGAGCATCAACCAGAGGCTCGGCGCGGAACTCGTGAGGGAGACATTGGTCAAGAGCTTCACCTTCGTTCCGAAAGACGATATCCCGCACTGA
- a CDS encoding rod-binding protein — protein sequence MSIFPATDLVTEVAKAADPSRRNAAVVRLSEMSNTSPGSVDGFANLVADNRKPLPAVRPTVVASPIATSRSAAAASPSARPVDAAQKFEAFIIQSCLETMLPKTEGGSFGHGTAGEVWRSMVAEQIGDQIAKSGGLGLRKLLEHDLTTRAKLSTTS from the coding sequence ATGTCGATCTTTCCCGCTACCGATCTCGTCACTGAAGTCGCCAAGGCCGCCGATCCGAGCCGTCGCAACGCGGCGGTCGTGCGACTGAGCGAGATGTCGAACACGTCGCCCGGCTCTGTCGACGGCTTTGCGAATCTTGTGGCGGACAATCGCAAGCCGCTACCGGCGGTCAGACCCACGGTCGTCGCTTCGCCCATAGCGACCAGCCGCTCCGCCGCCGCGGCTTCGCCGAGCGCTCGTCCGGTCGATGCGGCGCAGAAGTTCGAGGCGTTCATAATTCAGTCCTGCCTCGAGACGATGCTTCCGAAGACGGAAGGCGGATCTTTTGGTCACGGCACGGCGGGAGAGGTGTGGCGATCGATGGTGGCGGAGCAGATCGGCGATCAGATCGCGAAATCGGGCGGCCTTGGGCTGCGTAAGCTTCTCGAGCATGATTTGACGACCCGCGCGAAGCTCTCGACGACGTCGTGA
- the fliR gene encoding flagellar biosynthetic protein FliR, which translates to MGLPGVLTTLFVLFCRIGACIMTIPGFSSQRVPMRARLYIAIGVTIALAPALADVVAPVVAEATPGGIVFVLLGELLIGVLIGSMARLFFFALETMTTAAAMTTGLGNILGAAVEEAEPLPAMSSFIMLGATTLVFVLDQHWEMIRGLFASYSAIPVSDGMRADGILREYMKVLSQAFLLALRISSPFLLFGFIVNLAFGFLNRMSPSIPVYFVSTPLLIGLGIYWFYVMADDFFTAFASAFGAWLLSG; encoded by the coding sequence ATGGGCTTGCCGGGCGTCCTTACGACGCTCTTCGTGCTATTTTGCAGGATCGGCGCCTGCATCATGACAATTCCTGGCTTTTCGAGCCAGAGGGTGCCGATGCGCGCGCGGCTCTATATTGCGATTGGCGTGACGATCGCGCTGGCGCCGGCGCTCGCCGATGTCGTCGCGCCCGTCGTGGCGGAGGCTACTCCTGGCGGCATAGTTTTCGTGCTGCTCGGCGAGCTTCTGATCGGTGTGCTGATCGGGTCGATGGCGCGGCTGTTTTTCTTCGCTCTCGAGACCATGACGACCGCTGCTGCGATGACGACGGGGCTCGGCAACATATTGGGCGCTGCGGTGGAAGAGGCGGAGCCGCTTCCCGCGATGAGTTCCTTTATCATGCTCGGCGCTACCACGCTCGTTTTCGTGCTCGATCAGCATTGGGAAATGATTCGCGGGCTGTTCGCATCCTACTCCGCTATCCCGGTGAGCGACGGTATGCGGGCCGATGGAATTCTACGCGAGTATATGAAGGTGCTCTCGCAGGCTTTTTTGCTCGCGCTGCGCATCAGCAGCCCGTTTCTCCTTTTTGGATTCATCGTCAATCTCGCCTTTGGCTTCCTCAATCGCATGTCACCCTCGATACCTGTGTATTTCGTGTCGACACCGCTGCTTATCGGGCTCGGAATCTATTGGTTTTATGTCATGGCCGATGATTTCTTCACGGCTTTCGCCTCGGCGTTCGGCGCCTGGCTCTTGTCCGGATGA
- the flhA gene encoding flagellar biosynthesis protein FlhA, with the protein MTDAALAGGPPEARAKDVGFALAIIFILCIFFLPIPPFLIDIGLAFSIALAVLILMVSLWIQKPLEFSAFPTILLVATILRLSLNIATTRLILGHGAEGTAAAGYIIAGFSKLVMSGDFVIGLTVFAIIVTVNFLVITKGATRIAEVGARFTLDSIPGKQMAIDADLSAGLIDEKQAQLRRRELEEESSFFGSMDGASKFVRGDAIAGLVILAVNIFGGIVIGVTRHGMPLSNAADVFTKLSVGEGLVSQIPALIVSLAAGLLVSKGGTRGSTEQNIVRQLGNYPKALYVASSLLFVLAMMPGLPLTPFMMLGGAMAFVAYSTPKQAAKLRATEEAKKVEDERRAQAEAKDSIREYLKTPGVELCLGKQLSARLLMSQDELAHRVGKMRRNFARQYGFVIPEIKLTDDLALKQKSYQIKIHGTVVTTQELRLGQHLIIVGQGRQPDLPGDETVDPAFGLKSFWIPDALVAEARREGFEPVDPISVLLTHLSEVLRNNLSQLLSYRDARMLLDRLEPEYRKLIDEMVPNLISNSGLHSVLKLLLAERVSIRNLDLILEAVSEVVPYARRAEPIVEHVRTRLAPQICGEIAVTGVLSVLRLGARWDLFFHESLRRDAKGEIVEFNADPSLIEQFGQEAGVAIRERIERGDVFAVVTTPEARPYVKMIVGRLFSALPILSHLEIARGVEIKSLGTIS; encoded by the coding sequence ATGACCGACGCCGCACTGGCTGGAGGCCCACCCGAGGCGCGGGCGAAGGACGTCGGATTTGCTCTGGCGATCATCTTCATCCTCTGCATCTTTTTCCTCCCGATTCCGCCCTTTCTCATCGACATCGGCCTCGCTTTCTCCATCGCGCTCGCCGTGCTCATATTGATGGTGTCGCTCTGGATCCAGAAGCCGCTCGAGTTCTCGGCTTTCCCGACTATTCTTCTCGTCGCGACGATCCTGCGTCTGTCGCTCAATATTGCGACGACGCGGCTCATTCTCGGACATGGCGCGGAGGGAACTGCGGCGGCCGGCTATATCATCGCCGGCTTCTCGAAGCTGGTGATGAGCGGAGATTTCGTCATCGGCTTGACCGTCTTCGCAATCATCGTCACGGTCAATTTTCTCGTCATCACCAAAGGCGCCACGCGTATCGCGGAAGTCGGCGCGCGCTTCACTCTCGACTCGATCCCCGGAAAGCAAATGGCGATCGACGCCGACCTTTCCGCGGGACTGATCGACGAGAAGCAGGCGCAGCTGCGGCGCCGTGAGCTCGAGGAGGAGAGCTCTTTCTTCGGCTCCATGGACGGTGCGTCGAAATTCGTTCGAGGTGACGCCATTGCGGGCCTCGTCATTCTCGCCGTCAATATCTTCGGCGGAATCGTCATCGGCGTCACGCGACATGGCATGCCATTGTCGAATGCTGCCGATGTGTTCACCAAGCTCTCTGTCGGCGAAGGCCTCGTTTCTCAGATCCCCGCGCTCATCGTCTCGCTCGCGGCTGGTCTTCTCGTCTCGAAGGGTGGTACGCGGGGATCGACCGAGCAGAACATCGTGCGTCAGCTCGGCAATTATCCAAAGGCGCTATATGTCGCCTCGTCTTTGTTGTTCGTGCTCGCAATGATGCCGGGACTGCCGCTGACTCCATTCATGATGCTCGGCGGCGCGATGGCCTTCGTCGCTTATTCGACGCCGAAGCAAGCGGCAAAGCTCCGCGCAACCGAAGAAGCCAAAAAGGTCGAGGACGAACGACGCGCGCAAGCGGAAGCCAAGGACTCGATCCGCGAATATTTGAAAACGCCCGGAGTCGAGCTCTGTCTCGGCAAGCAGCTATCGGCGCGTCTGTTGATGTCGCAAGACGAGCTGGCGCATCGCGTCGGAAAGATGCGCCGCAACTTCGCCCGTCAATATGGCTTCGTGATTCCGGAGATCAAGCTCACGGACGATCTCGCGCTGAAGCAGAAGAGCTATCAGATCAAGATCCATGGCACGGTCGTGACCACGCAAGAATTGCGGCTCGGCCAACATCTCATTATCGTCGGCCAGGGCCGACAGCCCGATCTTCCGGGCGACGAGACGGTCGATCCGGCCTTTGGTCTCAAATCCTTTTGGATTCCAGACGCATTGGTCGCGGAAGCGCGCCGTGAGGGATTCGAGCCCGTCGATCCGATCTCTGTGTTGCTCACACATCTTTCGGAAGTGCTGCGCAATAATCTTTCGCAGCTGCTATCCTATCGAGACGCGCGCATGCTTCTCGATCGTCTCGAGCCCGAGTATCGTAAGCTCATCGATGAGATGGTGCCCAATCTCATCTCCAACTCGGGTCTCCATTCCGTGCTGAAGCTGCTGCTGGCCGAGCGCGTGTCGATCCGCAATCTCGATCTCATTCTCGAGGCGGTGAGTGAAGTGGTTCCCTATGCGCGTCGCGCCGAGCCGATCGTCGAACATGTGCGAACGCGGCTCGCGCCGCAAATATGTGGCGAAATCGCCGTGACCGGCGTGTTGAGCGTTCTGCGTCTCGGCGCTCGTTGGGATTTGTTTTTCCACGAGAGCCTGCGTCGCGACGCGAAAGGCGAGATCGTGGAATTCAACGCGGATCCTTCGCTCATCGAGCAGTTCGGTCAAGAAGCGGGCGTGGCGATTCGTGAGCGTATCGAGCGCGGCGACGTATTTGCAGTCGTAACGACGCCAGAGGCGCGTCCTTATGTGAAAATGATCGTGGGTCGGCTCTTCTCGGCGCTTCCCATTCTATCGCATCTCGAGATCGCCCGCGGAGTCGAGATCAAATCGCTCGGGACGATCTCGTGA